A stretch of Enterobacter cloacae complex sp. ECNIH7 DNA encodes these proteins:
- the rutC gene encoding pyrimidine utilization protein C, producing MPKSVIIPPGTSTPIAPFVPGTLADGVVYVSGTLPFDKDNNVVFINDPKAQTRHVLETIKTVIETAGGTMEDVTFNSIFITDWKNYAAINEIYAEFFPGDKPARFCIQCGLVKPEALVEIATVAHIAK from the coding sequence ATGCCAAAATCCGTGATTATTCCGCCGGGCACCAGCACGCCGATTGCCCCTTTTGTCCCCGGCACACTCGCCGACGGCGTGGTGTATGTCTCCGGCACGCTGCCGTTTGATAAAGACAACAACGTGGTGTTTATCAACGACCCAAAGGCGCAAACCCGCCACGTGCTGGAGACGATCAAAACCGTGATCGAAACGGCGGGTGGCACGATGGAGGATGTGACCTTCAACAGCATCTTTATCACCGACTGGAAAAACTACGCCGCGATTAACGAGATTTACGCCGAGTTCTTCCCCGGCGATAAACCGGCGCGGTTCTGCATTCAGTGCGGGCTGGTGAAGCCAGAGGCGCTGGTTGAAATCGCCACCGTTGCGCACATCGCGAAGTGA
- the rutB gene encoding pyrimidine utilization protein B: MTTLNARPEAITFAPQQSALIVVDMQNAYASQGGYLDLAGFDVSATRPVIENIKTAVAAARAAGMLIIWFQNGWDDQYVEAGGPGSPNFHKSNALKTMRKRPELQGKLLAKGGWDYQLVDELVPQAGDIVLPKPRYSGFFNTPLDSLLRSRGIRHLIFTGIATNVCVESTLRDGFFLEYFGVVLEDATHQAGPEFAQKAALFNIETFFGWVSNVADFCDALNPPLARIA, encoded by the coding sequence ATGACGACCCTTAACGCACGCCCGGAAGCTATTACCTTCGCGCCCCAGCAGAGCGCGCTGATCGTGGTGGACATGCAAAACGCCTACGCCAGCCAGGGCGGCTATCTGGATCTGGCGGGGTTCGACGTCTCCGCCACCCGACCGGTGATTGAGAACATTAAAACCGCCGTCGCCGCCGCGCGCGCCGCGGGCATGCTCATCATCTGGTTCCAGAACGGCTGGGATGACCAGTACGTCGAGGCCGGCGGCCCCGGCTCGCCCAACTTCCACAAGTCGAACGCCCTGAAAACCATGCGTAAACGGCCAGAACTGCAGGGCAAGCTGCTGGCGAAAGGCGGCTGGGACTATCAGCTGGTGGATGAACTGGTACCGCAGGCGGGCGATATTGTCCTGCCCAAACCGCGCTACAGCGGCTTTTTCAACACGCCGCTCGACAGCCTGCTGCGCAGCCGGGGCATTCGCCATCTGATATTCACCGGGATCGCCACCAACGTCTGCGTGGAGTCGACCCTGCGCGACGGCTTTTTCCTCGAGTATTTTGGCGTGGTGCTGGAAGACGCGACCCACCAGGCCGGGCCGGAATTCGCCCAGAAGGCGGCCCTGTTCAATATCGAAACCTTTTTTGGCTGGGTCAGTAACGTTGCAGATTTCTGCGACGCCCTGAATCCCCCGCTTGCCCGTATCGCCTGA
- the rutA gene encoding pyrimidine utilization protein A: MKIGVFVPIGNNGWLISTTAPQYMPTFELNKAIVQKAEHYHFDFALSMIKLRGFGGKTEFWDHNLESFTLMAGLAAVTSRIQIYATAATLTLPPAIVARMASTIDSISGGRFGVNLVTGWQKPEYEQMGLWPGDDYFSRRYDYLTEYVQVLRDLWGTGKSDFKGDFFTMNDCRVSPQPSVPMKVICAGQSDAGMEFSAKYADFNFCFGKGVNTPAAFAPTAARMKEAADKTGRDVGSYVLFMVIADETDDAARAKWERYKDGADEEALSWLTEQSQKDTRSGADTNVRQMADPTSAVNINMGTLVGSYASVARMLDEVAAVPGAEGVLLTFDDFLTGVETFGERIQPLMQCRAHIPAVTKEVA; this comes from the coding sequence ATGAAAATTGGCGTATTTGTACCCATCGGCAACAACGGCTGGCTTATCTCGACCACTGCACCGCAATACATGCCGACCTTTGAGCTCAATAAAGCTATCGTGCAGAAAGCGGAACACTACCATTTCGACTTTGCGCTTTCGATGATCAAGCTGCGCGGCTTTGGCGGCAAAACCGAATTCTGGGACCACAACCTGGAGTCCTTTACCCTGATGGCCGGGCTGGCCGCGGTCACCTCGCGGATCCAAATCTACGCCACCGCCGCCACCCTCACCCTGCCCCCGGCAATCGTCGCGCGCATGGCCTCCACCATCGACTCGATCTCCGGCGGGCGCTTTGGCGTCAACCTGGTCACCGGCTGGCAAAAACCGGAGTACGAGCAGATGGGGCTCTGGCCGGGTGACGACTACTTCTCGCGTCGCTACGACTACCTGACCGAATACGTGCAGGTGCTGCGCGACCTGTGGGGGACCGGCAAAAGCGATTTCAAGGGCGATTTCTTCACCATGAACGACTGCCGCGTCAGCCCGCAGCCGTCGGTGCCGATGAAGGTGATTTGCGCCGGACAAAGCGACGCGGGGATGGAATTTTCCGCCAAATACGCCGACTTCAACTTCTGCTTCGGTAAAGGGGTGAATACGCCTGCCGCCTTCGCCCCGACCGCCGCGCGGATGAAAGAGGCCGCCGATAAAACCGGGCGCGACGTGGGCTCCTACGTGCTGTTTATGGTCATTGCCGACGAAACCGACGACGCCGCGCGCGCCAAATGGGAGCGCTATAAGGATGGTGCCGACGAGGAGGCCCTGAGCTGGCTGACCGAGCAGAGCCAGAAGGATACCCGCTCCGGGGCAGATACCAACGTTCGCCAGATGGCCGATCCGACCTCCGCCGTCAATATCAACATGGGCACCCTGGTCGGCTCGTACGCCAGCGTCGCCAGAATGCTGGACGAAGTGGCGGCCGTGCCCGGTGCGGAAGGCGTTCTGCTGACCTTCGACGATTTCCTCACCGGCGTGGAGACCTTCGGCGAGCGCATCCAGCCGCTGATGCAGTGCCGCGCCCACATCCCCGCCGTCACGAAGGAGGTGGCGTAA
- the rutR gene encoding HTH-type transcriptional regulator RutR: MTQGAVKTPGKRSQAVSAKKQAILSAALETFSQFGIHGTRLEQVAEQSGVSKTNLLYYYPSKEALYVAVMQQILDIWLAPLKAFRAELAPLVAIKEYIRLKLEVSRDYPQASRLFCLEMLQGAPLLQAELTGDLKQLVDDKSAIIAGWVASGKLAPVDPHHLIFMIWASTQHYADFAAQVEAVTGKTLQDEAFFHSTLENVQRMIIEGIRLR; encoded by the coding sequence ATGACACAAGGCGCAGTGAAAACACCAGGTAAACGTTCGCAGGCGGTGAGCGCCAAGAAGCAGGCGATCCTCAGCGCGGCGCTGGAGACTTTTTCGCAGTTTGGTATTCACGGCACGCGCCTGGAGCAGGTGGCGGAGCAGTCCGGCGTATCCAAAACCAATCTGCTTTACTACTACCCGTCGAAAGAGGCGCTCTATGTGGCGGTGATGCAGCAGATCCTCGATATCTGGCTGGCGCCCCTCAAAGCGTTCCGCGCAGAGCTGGCCCCGCTGGTGGCGATCAAAGAGTATATTCGCCTGAAGCTGGAGGTGTCGCGCGATTACCCGCAGGCGTCGCGACTGTTTTGTCTTGAGATGCTGCAGGGCGCGCCGCTGCTGCAGGCGGAATTAACCGGAGATTTAAAACAGCTGGTGGACGATAAGTCGGCCATTATTGCCGGATGGGTCGCCAGCGGAAAGCTGGCCCCGGTCGACCCGCATCATCTGATCTTTATGATTTGGGCCTCCACCCAGCATTACGCTGACTTTGCGGCCCAGGTTGAGGCGGTGACCGGCAAAACGCTCCAGGACGAGGCGTTTTTCCACAGCACCCTGGAAAACGTGCAGCGGATGATTATTGAAGGGATCCGCCTGCGCTAG
- a CDS encoding lysozyme inhibitor LprI family protein — translation MKRYLIASAALLMSASALADECDKATTQLELNTCSAQQYQAADKKLNQTYQAAVKRAAAPQRDLLKKAQQAWITLRDADCAFIGSGTEGGSVQPMIVNQCLAEKTVEREAFLASLMQCEEGDLSCPLPPGN, via the coding sequence ATGAAACGATATCTTATCGCCAGTGCAGCACTGCTAATGAGCGCCAGCGCGCTGGCCGACGAGTGCGACAAAGCGACCACCCAGCTTGAGCTGAATACCTGTAGCGCGCAGCAGTACCAGGCTGCCGATAAAAAGCTCAACCAGACCTATCAGGCCGCCGTTAAGCGTGCGGCAGCGCCCCAGCGAGACCTGCTGAAAAAAGCGCAGCAGGCGTGGATTACCCTGCGCGATGCGGACTGCGCGTTTATCGGTTCGGGGACGGAAGGCGGGAGCGTCCAGCCAATGATTGTTAACCAGTGCCTGGCGGAAAAAACCGTGGAGCGCGAAGCGTTTCTGGCCTCGCTGATGCAGTGTGAAGAGGGCGACTTAAGCTGCCCTCTCCCGCCGGGAAACTAG
- the putA gene encoding trifunctional transcriptional regulator/proline dehydrogenase/L-glutamate gamma-semialdehyde dehydrogenase, with the protein MGMTTMGVKLDDATRERIKTAATRIDRTPHWLIKQAIFNYLERLESDEGLPELPALLAGAANESEEAPAAGDENHQPFLEFAEQILPQSVSRAAITGAWRRAETDAVPMLLEQARLPEAIAAQAHSLAYQLADKLRNQKTATGRAGMVQGLLQEFSLSSQEGVALMCLAEALLRIPDKATRDALIRDKISNGNWHSHIGRSPSLFVNAATWGLLFTGKLVSTHNEANLSRSLNRIIGKSGEPLIRKGVDMAMRLMGEQFVTGETIAEALANARKLEDKGFRYSYDMLGEAALTAADAQAYMVSYQQAIHAIGKASNGRGIYEGPGISIKLSALHPRYSRAQYDRVMEELYPRLKSLTLLARQYDIGINIDAEEADRLEISLDLLEKLCFEPELAGWNGIGFVIQAYQKRCPFVIDYLIDLASRSRRRLMIRLVKGAYWDSEIKRAQMEGLEGYPVYTRKVYTDVSYLACAKKLLGVPNLIYPQFATHNAHTLAAIYSLAGQNYYPGQYEFQCLHGMGEPLYEQVTGKVADGKLNRPCRIYAPVGTHETLLAYLVRRLLENGANTSFVNRIADTTLPLDELVADPVQAVEKMAAQEGQVGLPHPKIALPRELYGKGRVNSAGLDLANEHRLASLSSALLNSALQKWQAKPMLEQPVADGEMHPVINPAEPKDIVGYAREATEAEVDQALDSAVNNAPIWFATPPQERAAILERAAVLMEDQMQSLIGILVREAGKTFSNAIAEVREAVDFLHYYAGQVRDDFDNETHRPLGPVVCISPWNFPLAIFTGQIAAALAAGNSVLAKPAEQTPLIAAQGINILLEAGVPAGVVQLLPGRGETVGAKLTSDNRVRGVMFTGSTEVASLLQRNIATRLDAQGRPTPLIAETGGMNAMIVDSSALTEQVVVDVLASAFDSAGQRCSALRVLCLQDDVADHTLKMLRGAMAECRMGNPGRLTTDIGPVIDAEAKANIENHIQTMRAKGRPVFQAVRENSEDAREWRTGTFVPPTLIELASFDELKKEVFGPVLHVVRYNRNNLNELVEQINASGYGLTLGVHTRIDETIAQVTGSAKVGNLYVNRNMVGAVVGVQPFGGEGLSGTGPKAGGPLYLYRLLANRPENALGVTLARQDADYPVDAQLKTVLTQPLEALIAWAEKRPELRAVAKQYGELAQAGTQRLLPGPTGERNTWTLMPRERVLCVADNEQDALVQLAAAMATGCEVLWPEDALHRDLAKQLPKAVSARIRFAKADNLLTQPFDAVIYHGDSDQLRELCEQVAARSGAIVSVQGFARGETNLLLERLYVERSLSVNTAAAGGNASLMTIG; encoded by the coding sequence ATGGGTATGACCACCATGGGGGTTAAGCTGGATGACGCAACCCGCGAACGGATTAAGACCGCAGCAACCCGCATTGACCGCACGCCGCACTGGTTAATTAAGCAGGCGATTTTTAACTATCTCGAAAGACTCGAGAGCGATGAGGGCCTGCCGGAGCTGCCTGCCCTGCTGGCCGGCGCGGCGAATGAAAGCGAAGAAGCCCCGGCCGCTGGCGACGAGAACCATCAGCCGTTCCTTGAATTTGCCGAGCAGATCCTGCCGCAGTCCGTCAGCCGTGCCGCCATTACCGGCGCCTGGCGCCGTGCCGAAACCGACGCCGTGCCGATGCTGCTGGAGCAGGCCCGCCTGCCGGAAGCCATTGCCGCACAGGCGCACAGCCTGGCGTATCAGTTAGCCGACAAGCTGCGCAACCAGAAAACCGCCACCGGCCGCGCCGGGATGGTTCAGGGTCTGCTGCAGGAGTTTTCCCTCTCCTCTCAGGAAGGCGTGGCGCTGATGTGCCTCGCGGAAGCGCTGCTGCGTATTCCGGATAAAGCCACCCGCGACGCACTGATCCGCGACAAGATCAGCAACGGCAACTGGCATTCCCATATTGGCCGTAGCCCGTCGCTGTTCGTCAACGCCGCGACCTGGGGCCTGCTGTTTACCGGCAAACTGGTCTCCACCCATAACGAAGCCAACCTCTCCCGCTCCCTGAACCGCATCATCGGCAAGAGCGGCGAGCCGCTGATCCGCAAAGGCGTGGACATGGCGATGCGTCTGATGGGCGAGCAGTTCGTGACCGGGGAAACCATTGCCGAAGCGCTGGCGAACGCCCGCAAGCTGGAAGATAAAGGTTTCCGCTACTCGTACGACATGCTGGGCGAGGCGGCCCTGACCGCCGCCGACGCGCAGGCCTACATGGTCTCTTACCAGCAGGCGATCCACGCCATCGGTAAAGCGTCCAACGGTCGCGGTATTTATGAAGGCCCGGGCATCTCTATCAAGCTCTCTGCCCTGCACCCGCGCTACAGCCGCGCGCAGTACGACCGGGTGATGGAAGAACTCTACCCGCGCCTGAAATCCCTGACCCTGCTGGCGCGCCAGTATGACATCGGCATTAACATCGACGCCGAAGAGGCCGACCGTCTGGAGATCTCCCTCGATCTGCTGGAAAAACTGTGCTTCGAGCCGGAGCTGGCAGGCTGGAACGGCATCGGCTTCGTTATCCAGGCCTACCAGAAGCGCTGCCCGTTCGTCATTGATTACCTGATTGACCTGGCCAGCCGCAGCCGCCGTCGCCTGATGATCCGTCTGGTGAAAGGCGCCTACTGGGACAGCGAAATCAAACGCGCCCAGATGGAAGGGCTGGAAGGCTATCCGGTCTATACCCGCAAGGTATACACCGACGTCTCTTACCTCGCCTGTGCGAAAAAGCTGCTCGGCGTGCCGAACCTGATCTATCCGCAGTTCGCTACCCACAACGCCCACACCCTGGCGGCGATCTACAGCCTGGCAGGGCAAAACTACTATCCGGGCCAGTACGAGTTCCAGTGCCTGCACGGCATGGGTGAACCGCTGTACGAGCAGGTCACCGGTAAAGTGGCGGACGGCAAGCTGAACCGCCCATGCCGAATCTATGCTCCGGTGGGAACGCACGAAACCCTGCTGGCGTACCTGGTGCGTCGTCTGCTGGAAAACGGCGCGAACACCTCCTTCGTTAACCGCATCGCCGACACCACCCTGCCGCTCGACGAGCTGGTGGCCGACCCGGTGCAGGCCGTTGAGAAGATGGCGGCGCAGGAAGGCCAGGTTGGCCTGCCGCATCCGAAGATTGCCCTGCCGCGCGAGCTGTACGGCAAAGGCCGCGTCAACTCGGCGGGTCTGGATCTCGCCAACGAACACCGTCTGGCGTCCCTCTCCTCTGCCCTGCTCAACAGCGCGCTGCAGAAGTGGCAGGCCAAACCGATGCTGGAGCAGCCCGTTGCAGACGGCGAAATGCACCCGGTGATCAACCCGGCCGAGCCGAAGGATATCGTCGGCTACGCGCGTGAAGCGACCGAAGCGGAAGTGGATCAGGCGCTGGACAGCGCGGTGAACAACGCCCCTATCTGGTTTGCCACGCCGCCGCAGGAGCGCGCCGCGATTCTGGAGCGTGCAGCGGTGCTGATGGAAGATCAGATGCAGTCGCTCATCGGCATTCTGGTGCGCGAGGCGGGTAAAACCTTCAGCAACGCGATTGCCGAAGTGCGCGAGGCCGTCGACTTCCTGCACTACTACGCCGGTCAGGTGCGCGATGATTTCGATAACGAAACCCACCGTCCGCTCGGCCCGGTAGTCTGTATCAGCCCGTGGAACTTCCCGCTGGCGATCTTCACCGGCCAGATTGCCGCCGCGCTGGCCGCAGGCAACAGCGTGCTGGCAAAACCGGCAGAGCAGACCCCGCTGATTGCCGCGCAGGGCATCAACATTCTTCTGGAAGCCGGCGTGCCGGCGGGCGTGGTTCAGCTGCTGCCGGGCCGTGGTGAAACGGTCGGTGCCAAACTGACCTCCGACAACCGCGTGCGCGGCGTGATGTTTACCGGTTCGACCGAAGTGGCGTCGCTGCTGCAGCGCAACATTGCCACCCGTCTGGATGCGCAGGGCCGTCCTACGCCGCTCATCGCGGAAACCGGCGGGATGAACGCCATGATCGTTGACTCCTCCGCGCTCACCGAGCAGGTGGTGGTCGACGTGCTGGCCTCCGCGTTCGACAGCGCCGGTCAGCGCTGCTCCGCCCTGCGCGTGCTGTGCCTGCAGGACGACGTGGCGGACCACACGCTGAAGATGCTGCGCGGCGCGATGGCGGAATGCCGCATGGGCAACCCGGGCCGTCTCACCACCGACATCGGGCCGGTGATCGACGCTGAAGCCAAAGCCAACATCGAAAACCACATTCAGACCATGCGCGCGAAAGGGCGTCCGGTGTTCCAGGCGGTGCGCGAGAACAGCGAAGATGCCCGCGAATGGCGGACCGGCACCTTTGTGCCGCCAACGCTGATTGAGCTGGCAAGCTTCGACGAGCTGAAAAAAGAGGTCTTCGGCCCGGTGCTGCACGTGGTGCGCTACAACCGTAACAACCTGAACGAGCTGGTTGAGCAGATCAACGCCTCCGGCTATGGCCTGACGCTCGGCGTGCATACCCGTATCGACGAGACTATCGCGCAGGTGACCGGCAGCGCCAAAGTGGGCAACCTGTACGTCAACCGCAACATGGTCGGAGCGGTCGTGGGCGTGCAGCCGTTCGGCGGCGAAGGCCTTTCCGGCACCGGTCCGAAAGCGGGCGGTCCGCTCTACCTGTACCGTCTGCTGGCGAACCGTCCGGAGAACGCCCTGGGCGTCACCCTGGCACGCCAGGATGCGGACTATCCGGTGGATGCGCAGCTGAAAACCGTGCTGACCCAGCCGCTGGAGGCGCTGATCGCCTGGGCGGAAAAACGCCCTGAACTGCGTGCCGTCGCGAAGCAGTACGGCGAGCTGGCGCAGGCGGGCACGCAGCGTCTGCTGCCGGGTCCAACCGGCGAGCGCAACACCTGGACGCTGATGCCGCGCGAGCGCGTGCTGTGCGTGGCCGATAACGAGCAGGACGCGCTGGTGCAGCTGGCCGCCGCCATGGCAACCGGCTGTGAAGTGCTGTGGCCGGAAGATGCCCTGCATCGCGATCTCGCCAAACAGCTGCCGAAGGCGGTCTCGGCCCGCATTCGCTTCGCGAAAGCCGATAACCTGCTAACCCAGCCGTTTGATGCGGTGATCTACCACGGTGATTCCGATCAGCTGCGTGAACTCTGCGAACAGGTTGCGGCCCGCAGCGGTGCCATCGTTTCCGTGCAGGGCTTTGCGCGCGGGGAAACCAACCTGCTGCTGGAGCGTCTGTACGTGGAGCGCTCGCTCAGCGTCAACACGGCGGCGGCAGGCGGTAACGCCAGCCTGATGACAATAGGCTAA